In one window of Anaerolineales bacterium DNA:
- a CDS encoding sigma-70 family RNA polymerase sigma factor, with protein MSEENVKVPGRDDVALVQRAQQGEDEAFATLFNQLHQLVLNYVYHMLGDRQAAEDVTQDAFIRAHERIGQLGPPWDFKSWVFRIASNLAVDYLRRNRRFVDLEEPTMMAEAPITKRPSERGVQRNEARLAVWSTLDAMPTVYRQALILREFNGQSYKEVSQALECTYANARQLVHRARMRFREQHGMRLSLEAGVERCRVLGDLLSAFHDGELDEQQRAAVEAHIKTCPQCRQTEEDLKKVGALIAGLAPIMPSQAWIAKVFDQLGIETVPTPGGAGGQGGPHAGSSSPPGGGAGGMGGGGSSAGWWNTISGWGWMMKTGAFIMASAIIIGGVVLTSLLLSPHPPSPLDPLPSEASDSEASDTPTPGAAQDSIVEDEPLAATASPTLDNTATQTTTATLGPPVATGNENCNCRFGPSSDYDVVGYLLEDQSAPIDGRNAEWTWWWIERQDGYGHCWVWDGLVTVSGDTSAVPIIIPPPTSTPDDTTTPSVSISHSPSGSTRPASDDVVKFRAQAQDDGEIERIEIWVYPAGSNKPVQVAACQNTTSCVYSGGPYPPGNLIYYARAYDTAGNAGESKHHTLKIFSAVY; from the coding sequence TTGTCAGAGGAAAACGTGAAGGTACCTGGGCGCGATGACGTAGCGTTGGTTCAACGAGCCCAGCAGGGTGAAGACGAAGCTTTTGCGACGCTCTTCAACCAGCTGCACCAGCTAGTGTTGAACTACGTATACCACATGCTTGGGGACCGCCAGGCGGCAGAGGATGTGACACAGGATGCTTTCATCCGTGCTCACGAGCGAATTGGACAGCTCGGTCCACCCTGGGATTTCAAATCTTGGGTCTTTCGCATCGCAAGCAACCTGGCGGTGGATTATCTGCGTCGAAACCGAAGATTCGTCGATCTTGAAGAACCAACGATGATGGCAGAGGCACCGATTACGAAACGACCCTCCGAACGCGGCGTACAGCGCAACGAGGCGCGTCTGGCGGTATGGAGCACATTGGATGCCATGCCGACTGTTTATCGTCAAGCACTTATCCTGCGAGAATTCAACGGACAGAGTTATAAGGAAGTATCCCAGGCGCTGGAATGCACCTATGCCAATGCACGGCAGTTGGTCCATCGCGCTCGCATGCGCTTCCGCGAACAACATGGAATGCGCCTCTCGCTGGAAGCTGGAGTCGAACGCTGTCGTGTGTTGGGCGATTTGCTCTCGGCTTTTCACGATGGAGAACTCGACGAGCAGCAGCGGGCGGCCGTAGAAGCACACATCAAGACTTGTCCGCAGTGCCGCCAGACGGAGGAAGATCTCAAGAAGGTCGGCGCATTGATCGCCGGATTGGCGCCCATTATGCCTTCGCAAGCCTGGATCGCGAAAGTATTCGATCAACTGGGCATCGAAACGGTGCCCACGCCGGGCGGTGCTGGCGGGCAGGGCGGACCCCACGCTGGAAGCAGCTCCCCGCCAGGCGGAGGCGCCGGAGGCATGGGCGGAGGCGGATCTTCCGCCGGCTGGTGGAACACGATTTCAGGCTGGGGTTGGATGATGAAAACGGGAGCTTTTATAATGGCGTCCGCGATCATTATCGGCGGCGTCGTACTGACTTCGCTCCTCTTGTCGCCCCATCCTCCGTCACCGTTGGATCCGCTGCCATCTGAAGCATCGGATTCGGAAGCAAGCGATACCCCGACTCCTGGTGCAGCGCAGGATTCCATCGTCGAGGACGAACCGCTTGCGGCGACGGCGTCTCCCACGCTTGATAATACGGCGACGCAGACCACTACGGCCACGCTCGGTCCGCCGGTCGCCACGGGGAACGAAAATTGTAATTGCCGCTTCGGCCCGTCGTCGGATTACGACGTCGTCGGTTATTTGCTGGAAGATCAATCGGCGCCGATCGACGGACGCAACGCCGAATGGACCTGGTGGTGGATCGAGCGGCAAGACGGCTACGGCCACTGCTGGGTCTGGGACGGCCTGGTGACCGTCAGCGGGGATACGAGTGCCGTTCCGATCATCATTCCGCCGCCGACTTCCACGCCCGACGACACGACGACGCCGTCAGTTTCCATCAGCCACAGCCCTAGCGGTTCTACACGACCGGCATCGGACGACGTTGTCAAGTTTAGGGCGCAGGCACAAGACGACGGTGAGATCGAACGCATCGAAATCTGGGTCTACCCGGCTGGATCGAACAAGCCAGTGCAAGTCGCCGCCTGTCAGAATACGACCAGTTGTGTGTATTCCGGCGGTCCTTACCCACCTGGAAATTTGATCTATTACGCGCGTGCCTACGATACGGCCGGAAACGCTGGCGAAAGCAAGCATCATACGCTGAAGATATTCTCTGCCGTTTATTAA
- a CDS encoding phosphodiester glycosidase family protein: MKHRVLIFLSVVSLTICGFTFRDTFSTAEWTTIVEGIDYREFRLPGPNRAFVARMDRSNPNLILDSSIAQGRLSGGMETVSLMANRYEQSINAWAPPPDQSVPNIFPLSQPAKPTKPVFEPWGSRNDVVIAINGTFYYMDTGVTIGGFVHSGWYDKPFGNLGGGSGFAWQQDRSAFIGECVYHPYNKQRITNLSTERTLYYDTINFPREGQDLVIYTPQFDRDSQREGEITEILVELTRTLGIRPYPDMTVGIVRQVSDAEGPIPIPFDHIVISAHQENNRRKLRENFHVGDKIGISIDVVSLKEDCEEPLPLNWANTYASIGGSFFFLKDGGIPSFDNPGATLRHPRTAICYNTDYIYFVVVDSRQQNYSIGMTIDELAQFCRDDLAATWGINQDGGGSSTMWIQGQIVNSPSDGAERPVANGMMMILVEPMERSDAFQVNDEVKTSEASKVWLGPGTNFAVHSSVPEGASGRIVPHMNDLNGVYAKGTYWWKVDFGSKVGWLPEETLILVYRPEFIIAFRFAPGAALNEIGSTY; this comes from the coding sequence GTGAAACATCGTGTTCTGATATTCCTCTCTGTGGTGTCGCTGACAATTTGTGGTTTTACATTTCGCGACACATTTTCTACCGCAGAATGGACCACGATCGTCGAGGGGATCGACTATCGGGAGTTTCGACTTCCCGGTCCAAATCGAGCCTTTGTTGCCCGCATGGATCGATCAAATCCGAACCTCATTCTGGACAGCAGTATTGCACAAGGAAGGCTTTCTGGCGGGATGGAAACAGTCAGCCTGATGGCCAATCGGTACGAGCAATCCATCAACGCCTGGGCTCCACCGCCTGACCAATCCGTCCCAAACATCTTTCCGCTCAGCCAGCCAGCCAAACCGACGAAACCCGTTTTCGAGCCATGGGGATCACGAAACGATGTTGTAATCGCTATCAACGGAACCTTCTACTACATGGACACCGGCGTTACGATAGGCGGTTTCGTGCACTCTGGTTGGTATGACAAACCTTTCGGAAATCTGGGAGGCGGCAGTGGTTTCGCCTGGCAACAGGATCGCTCCGCATTCATCGGTGAATGTGTCTATCACCCATATAATAAACAACGCATCACGAATCTTTCGACAGAGAGAACCTTATATTACGATACGATCAATTTCCCCCGAGAAGGCCAGGACCTCGTCATTTACACACCACAATTCGATCGGGACAGCCAACGAGAAGGCGAGATTACAGAAATCCTGGTCGAACTCACCCGCACCCTCGGTATCCGCCCTTACCCAGATATGACCGTCGGAATCGTGCGGCAAGTAAGCGATGCCGAAGGTCCTATTCCAATTCCTTTCGATCACATTGTGATATCTGCGCACCAGGAGAACAACAGACGGAAATTACGAGAAAACTTTCATGTCGGCGACAAGATCGGCATCTCGATAGACGTAGTGTCCCTGAAAGAAGACTGCGAGGAACCATTACCACTTAATTGGGCAAACACGTATGCCAGTATCGGTGGCAGCTTCTTTTTCCTGAAGGACGGTGGAATTCCAAGCTTCGACAATCCAGGAGCGACGCTGCGCCATCCGCGCACAGCAATCTGTTACAACACCGACTACATCTATTTCGTCGTCGTTGACAGTCGGCAGCAGAACTACAGTATCGGAATGACGATCGATGAACTCGCTCAATTCTGCAGAGATGATCTCGCAGCTACCTGGGGAATCAATCAGGACGGAGGGGGTTCATCCACAATGTGGATCCAGGGGCAGATTGTGAATTCGCCATCGGATGGAGCTGAAAGACCTGTGGCCAACGGGATGATGATGATCCTCGTTGAGCCGATGGAGCGTTCGGATGCCTTCCAGGTCAATGATGAAGTGAAAACCAGCGAAGCGAGTAAGGTATGGCTGGGACCGGGCACCAATTTCGCCGTCCACTCATCCGTGCCGGAAGGCGCAAGCGGAAGAATCGTGCCCCACATGAACGATCTGAACGGCGTATATGCCAAGGGCACCTATTGGTGGAAGGTCGATTTCGGTTCGAAGGTTGGCTGGCTGCCGGAGGAAACACTCATCCTCGTCTATCGTCCCGAGTTCATCATCGCCTTTCGGTTCGCACCCGGTGCTGCACTAAACGAGATCGGTTCGACCTACTAG
- a CDS encoding metallophosphatase domain-containing protein produces MSLKIVAVADTHGYHHDLTVPDGDVFIHAGDISAYGRETDLADFNDFLDGLPHRIKIVIAGNHDFAIERDPQGSAAILSNCVYLQDASYQADGVRFYGSPWQPWFHDWAFNLRRGAEIRAKWELIPEDTQVLITHGPPYGHGDLTVHGSRVGCRDLLEFVERIQPLVHVFGHIHEGYGITANEHTKFINASVVDQDFVLSHSPTVFNVDVSGKRVWF; encoded by the coding sequence ATGTCACTGAAAATCGTGGCTGTGGCCGACACACATGGTTATCATCACGACCTGACAGTACCCGATGGAGATGTTTTCATTCACGCCGGGGACATCAGCGCATACGGAAGGGAAACGGACCTTGCGGATTTCAACGATTTTCTGGATGGCCTGCCGCACCGAATCAAGATCGTCATCGCCGGCAACCACGATTTCGCCATCGAACGTGATCCCCAGGGCAGCGCGGCCATTCTCTCGAATTGCGTTTACCTTCAGGATGCCTCATACCAGGCGGACGGCGTTCGATTCTACGGCAGCCCCTGGCAGCCCTGGTTTCATGATTGGGCTTTCAACTTGCGGCGCGGGGCCGAAATCCGGGCAAAATGGGAGTTGATCCCGGAAGACACGCAGGTGCTGATCACACATGGTCCGCCGTACGGTCACGGCGATCTGACCGTTCACGGCAGCCGTGTGGGATGCCGGGATCTCTTGGAGTTCGTCGAGCGAATTCAACCCCTGGTTCATGTATTTGGTCACATCCACGAAGGCTATGGGATCACGGCGAACGAGCATACGAAGTTCATTAATGCAAGCGTGGTCGATCAGGATTTTGTATTGTCGCATTCACCTACGGTGTTTAATGTAGACGTGTCAGGTAAACGGGTTTGGTTTTAG
- a CDS encoding substrate-binding domain-containing protein, with protein sequence MRRLSLRYVVLVLLIVLVAGMLFGCAKKATEAPAAQEPAAEEPAAEEPAAQEPAAPGTTKIGLSFSDFATERWSTEEALMRGLLEDKGYEVLTAEASHDVKLQNDQIDNMVAQGVKVIIVVAEDGDAIVTSVDKAADAGVAVIAYDRLIKTPKIAAYISFNNVEVGRQQALGVMSALNIEEWDVNANGPARIVKLGGSPTDNNAILFRQGQDEILNPYEEAGKIEIVADQWVDNWDAANALALMENILTATGNEIDGVVASNDGTALGALQAMAAQGLAGNVPISGQDATADGCNSIVKGELTVSILKDVRDLGPLAINLADAFAKGETPEGLTSYTLAELTLDDSLVGEVNCAFLDVYQVNAANVYDLVVVSGFQSYDDVYRDIPEDQRPPRP encoded by the coding sequence ATGCGCCGCTTATCATTACGTTACGTTGTTTTGGTTCTCTTGATCGTGTTAGTCGCTGGCATGCTCTTTGGCTGCGCGAAGAAAGCAACTGAAGCCCCTGCAGCGCAAGAGCCTGCAGCGGAAGAACCCGCAGCGGAAGAACCTGCAGCGCAAGAACCTGCAGCCCCAGGCACGACTAAAATCGGTCTTTCGTTCTCCGACTTCGCCACAGAGCGTTGGAGCACGGAAGAGGCTCTGATGCGCGGGCTGCTGGAGGACAAGGGCTACGAGGTCCTGACCGCGGAAGCAAGCCATGACGTCAAGCTGCAGAACGATCAGATCGACAACATGGTCGCACAAGGCGTTAAGGTCATTATCGTCGTTGCAGAAGATGGAGACGCCATCGTAACCTCGGTTGATAAAGCAGCCGATGCTGGCGTCGCCGTCATCGCCTACGACCGCCTGATCAAAACCCCCAAGATCGCAGCTTACATCTCCTTCAACAACGTTGAAGTTGGCCGGCAGCAGGCATTGGGTGTGATGTCCGCCCTCAACATCGAGGAATGGGACGTGAACGCGAACGGTCCCGCGAGAATCGTGAAACTCGGCGGCAGCCCCACCGACAACAACGCCATCCTCTTCCGCCAGGGTCAAGATGAAATTCTTAATCCCTACGAAGAAGCCGGCAAGATCGAAATCGTTGCCGATCAATGGGTGGACAACTGGGATGCAGCCAATGCGCTGGCCCTGATGGAGAACATCCTCACCGCCACCGGAAACGAAATCGACGGTGTCGTCGCATCGAATGACGGGACCGCACTTGGTGCACTGCAGGCCATGGCTGCACAGGGTCTGGCAGGCAATGTGCCGATCTCGGGTCAGGACGCCACGGCAGACGGCTGCAACAGCATCGTCAAGGGCGAACTCACCGTGTCGATTCTCAAGGACGTACGTGACCTGGGACCGCTCGCCATCAATCTGGCGGACGCGTTCGCCAAGGGCGAGACGCCTGAGGGCCTGACTTCGTACACCCTGGCAGAACTCACCTTGGACGACAGCCTGGTAGGCGAGGTCAACTGCGCCTTCCTGGATGTCTATCAGGTGAATGCCGCCAACGTTTACGACCTGGTGGTTGTCTCTGGATTCCAGAGCTACGATGATGTCTATCGCGACATCCCCGAAGATCAACGACCGCCACGCCCGTAA
- the gguA gene encoding sugar ABC transporter ATP-binding protein, which yields MKNDIILDFQHVTKKFPGVVALDDVTLQVERGEIHGLCGENGAGKSTLMKILSGVHPFGTYEGSILYEGKELKLENRAIRRASEAGIAIVYQELTLVSSMTVGENIYLGKEPRENGFINWNKLYSDTQKVLDKYNLDVEPQAIVGNLGVGKQQMVEIAKALAVDANVLILDEPTSALTEAETDQLMEIIRSLKSHGVTCIYISHKLDEFFRIADCMTILRDGKVVDTLPTSELSHEQLVKMMVGREMHKRFPPSKRKPGKVIMEVEDLHAQDPNDPNRTVLNGVTFDLRRGEILGIAGLMGSGRTELAMTLFGEYGKITQGHIFLDGEEIQPHSASAAIQKGLSLVPEDRKGYGLILIQSVRRNISLPNLSQFSSFMRIDRLAELRATMQQSKSLDIKAPSLEVPVNTLSGGNQQKVVISKWLMSKPKVLIMDDPCRGIDVGAKFEIYKLMTELAEKGVSIIMTSSELEEVLGMCDRVLVMHEGRSNGLLDISEASQERIMALATGIAESEPAK from the coding sequence GTGAAAAACGATATTATTCTAGATTTCCAACATGTAACCAAAAAATTTCCGGGTGTAGTTGCGCTCGACGATGTCACTTTACAGGTCGAGCGGGGGGAAATCCACGGTCTCTGTGGGGAAAACGGCGCGGGGAAGTCCACTTTGATGAAGATACTTTCCGGCGTCCACCCCTTCGGCACGTACGAAGGATCGATTCTCTACGAAGGCAAGGAACTCAAGCTGGAGAACCGCGCCATCCGGCGGGCAAGCGAGGCGGGAATCGCCATCGTTTATCAGGAGTTGACCCTCGTGTCGAGCATGACCGTGGGTGAAAACATCTACCTGGGGAAAGAACCCAGAGAAAACGGCTTCATCAACTGGAATAAACTCTACTCCGATACCCAGAAGGTTCTGGATAAATACAATCTCGACGTCGAACCGCAGGCGATCGTCGGAAACCTCGGCGTCGGCAAACAGCAGATGGTGGAGATCGCCAAGGCTCTGGCCGTCGACGCCAACGTACTTATTTTGGACGAACCCACGAGCGCGCTCACGGAAGCGGAAACCGATCAATTAATGGAAATCATCCGCTCTTTGAAATCTCACGGCGTCACGTGCATATATATCTCCCACAAACTCGATGAATTCTTCCGTATTGCAGACTGCATGACCATCCTGCGAGATGGAAAAGTCGTCGACACGCTGCCGACGAGCGAACTAAGCCATGAACAACTGGTCAAAATGATGGTCGGCCGTGAGATGCACAAGCGCTTCCCACCCAGCAAGCGCAAACCCGGCAAAGTCATCATGGAAGTGGAAGATCTGCATGCCCAGGATCCGAACGACCCCAATCGAACGGTGCTCAACGGCGTTACCTTCGATTTGCGGCGCGGGGAAATTCTGGGAATCGCCGGTCTGATGGGATCAGGACGCACAGAGTTGGCCATGACCCTGTTCGGTGAGTACGGCAAGATCACCCAGGGTCATATTTTCCTGGACGGTGAAGAGATCCAGCCCCACTCTGCCAGCGCTGCGATTCAAAAGGGCCTGAGCTTGGTCCCGGAAGACCGCAAAGGGTACGGTCTGATCCTGATCCAATCCGTGCGCAGGAACATCTCATTACCCAACCTGAGTCAATTTTCCTCTTTCATGCGCATCGACCGCCTGGCGGAACTTCGGGCGACGATGCAGCAATCCAAGAGCCTGGATATTAAGGCGCCCAGCCTGGAAGTTCCCGTCAACACCTTATCCGGCGGCAACCAGCAGAAAGTCGTGATTTCGAAGTGGCTGATGTCAAAACCGAAAGTGCTCATCATGGACGATCCCTGCCGGGGCATCGACGTCGGCGCGAAATTTGAGATTTACAAACTGATGACCGAACTGGCCGAGAAGGGGGTTTCGATCATCATGACTTCCAGCGAATTGGAGGAAGTACTGGGCATGTGCGACCGGGTGCTGGTCATGCACGAAGGGCGCTCGAACGGCTTGCTCGACATCTCCGAAGCCAGCCAGGAACGTATCATGGCACTAGCAACCGGCATCGCAGAAAGTGAGCCGGCGAAATAA